The Oreochromis aureus strain Israel breed Guangdong linkage group 7, ZZ_aureus, whole genome shotgun sequence region ttttttagctggatggcgatataagatatatatctcgatatttttttaaagccataaagtaagaacaaaaagagagttcttagtcaaagctgtgtcccagatgtcacacaggcacttttattaacatacagcatagatgtacctgaaaaaaactactcaaaaataaattatgagcatttattaaataatgatgctctagaaataaaagaaaactgttgttttgtgcataacaaagagctcacaattgtgcagtcaaaatgtaaactaaaagacgctgagcatatagacagatttcacagctgctctgttcccaacttcttcaagcgtgactgacagcctggagtttgaaatccgcttcagtaaccatgtctctgaacaggagccatttatgtcccttatacacacacaatacggtaatattacgttgaagcacagtacgacATCAcccgaggctcctcggtagccgtaatgctccaacaatccatcaagcggtgcagctccgtagcttaccaaagtcgcactaaaacattttttgacagattgctgagcgctgtgtatcacataaaatcggttcgcggtcatcaagcacaaccagaattcatacaaaaagcccagtcaacttttgagaaaatgaaaggatttcagggtgcatggcgttagcgtggctagctcgttagcaCGTTGacgccgcccagccccacacacgggcgatgcgcagtaactcattaacggagatttgccgtgtccatcttgtcgctgcctgcaggtgaagcgatgggggaggaggggagttgtgttcagtgaaggagaggcgaggtcgagtaacgttgcgtaaagacaaaagtggacgaaagagaggcaaacttgcggctccgcaactataattataacgtaacatagactatatcgatataaaggatattgtctcatcttatatctcgtataaaaatatatcgatatttttaaaaaactcaatatatcgcccagctctaaggGGAAGTAAATTACTCTGATCCTCTTGTTTCTACAATCTGTGCCAAAACCTTGCTGTGGGTGTTACTTTGAACTAGTCAGCTTAAGCAATTTTATCAAAAAAGTATGATCATGATGGCAACGACTTCCCACATGACATAAATTCCTGACAGCACCCTCCCAGATCACAATCCATCAAAGCATCTGCTGAATGCCCCCGAGCAAGCTTGAACCACTGAGGCTCCACCCTACAACCCACACAATGTAATGGTTTCTCTGCCAGCGCCACACCCCAGGGAAAACTCCTAGGCCAAAGATGGACACCTGCACGCTATTTACCACAAAAACTACTATTAACTTGATCTGTAAAGCAGTTTACAGGCTTACCTTCCACTCTCACTCATCCAAACATCAGTTGTCTCAAACATAGTTCTTTGTACAGCAGTCGATACACAGCAGATCCTCAGTTATGAAATAGATCCACCTGTAGAAGTTTGGGGTAAAATGTAGTGCATACAAAGGCCTCTGTGGGATTTAAGTGGATCacttctgtgtattttttttttttttttttgtgtctcaTTGCAGGATTTCGTTTGGTTGCTGTGGGCGCTTCACTCTGGCTGAGCTCCTGTCTTTCTCGCTCTCTGTTATGTTGGTGCTCATCTGGGTGCTGACTGGACACTGGCTTCTCATGGACGGTATGTTGCTCTGCCTTAACttttgtgtgaatgtgtctTCAGTTCATATTACAAACAGAATGAGAATCCACAGCGATGAAATTTAAACACAAATGTTCAAAGTAGTCAGGTTTCAGAAATGTAACTGCAATGTGTGATTCGATGTTGTTCAACATGCCCTGccaacagtgttgggaaggttacttttaaaatgtattccactacagaatgctgaatacatgccccaaaatgtattctgtaacgtattccgttcacgttactcaatgagtaacgtattctgaatactttgaatacttaatatattatcatgctgtttacaactacatgaatgtcctattgctgtgatttattactgttactgaaggtacctagtacgaaacgtagtaaagggacctctggctaacacgtccggttccctgtcgggctggacgaaaactagctttactttgttgtctgggtcaactttctttatggagacagagagaggcgttgaaaggcttctccaatgaactttttttccggaggaaaacacgaacacagtgtacagttgagtcttaatagcttacttacaaatgggctcctcaggcactcttcttggctgcagtggttattattatttacatgcttccagctcccccgtttttgctccgtgacatcggacttttcctttctctccctccctcgctcacagacacataacgggtatggcagtccattctccctgcagcacggactacactgacCATCAGGCTaaatgctttagagctatgcctgtagcattctgcctttagcttagcacaacaacaacaacaacaaaaatctctcacccaggaaacacgcagagagagagcgtcaccctgtaaccatggcaagtaacgctgccgcctggaacaacagaatgtagctgtcaaacaaacccaaataatcctgacaatatgaaacaggaaagtgtattccatttatttcaacaaagttgtattctgaataccacttttaaacggtaactgtgaatacagttactcatattttgtattccgtaagcggtacatgtattccgttactccccaacactgcctgCCAAGCAGCATGCTAAAAGTAAAAATTAATCTGAGTCTTAAATAGGGCAACATTTTAACGTCTTCAGCTTGTAATGATTCATAGTTTTAAAGATATACCTCTTCTAACGGTGGAAATATTAGTCATTGGTTATATATTTTACCCACATGACTAACCCATGAACTGGCATTCCACTTCGCTGGGCTTTGAAAAAGGTAATGACAGACTCGCAGCTCGAGATAAGTGTATGTTGGTATTCATCTTCAGTTATGCAGCCCTGAGAAAATCAATTTCAAGTAGGAAAATAATTTGAACAGCTTTGTCATGttgctgttttcatttatttcgtttgaaaatgtgaaattatGTGTTGTCCTTTCCTTTCAGCTTTAGCCATGGGCTTGTGTGTCGCCATGATAGCGTTTGTGCGACTTCCCAGTCTGAAGGTGTCTTGCCTGCTGCTGTCAGGACTGCTCATTTATGATGTTTTCTGGGTAAGAAATGCTCCCAACCCAAATTAAACCTGCAACACGGCAGACATACAAGCAGCTTCCATGAGACGCAGCAAACAGACTGCGATATATGAAGCACACATTCATAGAAAAATGTCTCtgtttataaaaaaacaaaacaaaacatggtgGTTCACGATTATGAAAGACTTTGTATTTATTCCTCAAACCTTCACCCCAGTGTCTGTCATTGCTGATTAAGTGAGGCACTTTACAATGAACAGTAGTGAGTTTGGGGGAGAACTTGATCAAATTGACTGCTgtgcagaaatgaaataaatcatcaaaaatttaaaattcatttgaCAGAAAACAAATCTGATCGAATTAACATGTTAAATGAGTCATGAAGGTAATCTTGCTACAGAGGGTGCTAGTCCAGGAAACACTGGATCACTAATTCACTGAGACATTTAAGCATCTAAGTCTCGTTAGCATTTTCTGGCAGACTTTTGGTATGTTTCTCCTCTTTGTTTAATAACCTCTAATTTTACGATGCTACACATCTTTCAACAGCCCCATGTTTGGTCAACTGAACAGTTCTTCCATTTTGTATGTAGTGTGTCGAGTACTGCTTAGAGCTGTtcaaaacagaggaaaaaatatattttaagacACTAAAAAATAGTCGTGTATCTGTGTTTACATGCACAAAAGAAGGTTTACGCTTTGTGTCTATGAATACCAAAACGATATTTAGCTGTCTCTACAATAAGTTCATCTCGTGCGTGGTCTTCAGCTCCACTGTCTTAGACCGCAGTAGAAAGGCAGTCCCCGTTCTGCTCAGCAACCTAGATGAGCTGCAGCATCACAGCAGCAGCCCTTCACCTGCTGTGGGTTCAAGTTGTCCTCCAGCTCACAGCAGATCTCCAGAGAAGAACAACGACTGCACTGATGACACAGACCGTTTAAACGTGTTGTGTCATAACGCCACACATTCATGTCTTGATTGTGAAGCCTCAAGTTGAACATTTCGGCTCTCGCTTCCTtaattgtaaaaaaagaaaCGCACACAAAACGTCACAAGTGTGACTGTGAAACCACATGCTCATTTTCTAATGACTTCTGATTCTCAAGCTGATCAGTGTGTAATTTCATACCACAGAAATTCCTCTATTTTGAAACATGCCATGACGAAGATTTACAAAACAggcttagattttttttaattcagaatGACCTAAAATGATTGACTGAGCCCTAACCTCAACGAAAGTGTATACAGACATTAAGTCAgaagcagttttttttcccttagaCCTCCATAGGGCCAGAAGTCTTTTTGAAATTATAGCCATCACTATCTGGTGGCCTTCAGATAGAATCCAGGATTAAGACACTTCCCACGTCtgcactggcttcatttttctgacCCAGTAGCTACATCCATATTTTATATTAGACAGTTGTCTATCTGAGACATCTGCAGTCGAGGCTTCAACAATGAGAAAAAGAGTTGAgacatatatacataaatatatatatggatGAAACTGGCAGTAATTTCTACACAGATgatatagcactttttaaaatctcttGAATGAAAACTTATTAAACTACGCCTCTTTTATGCAAAGACAGAACTTACAAACAAGTGTGTTATGATCGAAATACTTACGTACGTAGTTGTACACTTGGGTGACATTCGGTATATCTCAGAAGAGAACCTGGCCAGTTTATTGGAGGGCCactattaaaaatgtttcagtcTGTTAGTATatggatttaaataaaaagaagagacagaaaaaccTTCAACTATATTAcgaaatctgtttatgtttcatGTACCTGGAAGAAAAATATAGGTCAATATATGAGATTGGGGCAGCACAGTGGCGCAgtgattagcactgttgcttcacagcaagaaggtcatgAGTTCAATTCAACCACCTGGCCGAAGCCTCTtttgtttgcgtgggttctctccaggtactccagcttcctcccataATCTAAAGGTTAGGTTATTTAGGCTAGTTAGGTAATCTGgtgaatctaaattgcccatgtgagtgcgaatggttgtctgtctctctatgTGTTAGTCCTGCAAAGAGCTGGTGAcctgtaccccgcctctcgccctgtagtagctggaataggctccagcccccagTTCATGTGCAGGAAGCATTCAAAATAAACTTGATGGCAGCCCTatgaaatttgtatttatttttttctctttgttgattttattttgtaaagcaATACGGAATGGGTTAAATATGGATGTGTGCTCTCCACTGATGAAGCCGTTTGCTTTTCTCAGAACAATCAACATTTTGAAAAGTGCTTAAAAATGGTCAATTGTATTTTGCGCTAACTGCAGATATTTTTACACCAATATTGAGTGTTACCTTAATTCAAAGTCAAGTCAGTTGGCTTTGAATTTGACAAATCCCATAAGCACCAGAATCGGAAAGcagtacagcagcagcagctttgcAAACAAACATGCCTCTTTCCTTCAGATTTATAGAAATTTGAATTTCACATGGGTAAAAAGGTGAGAAAAGCTCAGTGCCatatacatttcatttatgGCATTCAGCAGAATTTCCATTAAATAGTGAGCACGCACTCTTGAACAGTCTGCCCTGTTAGCTATGACTGGCGAGCACATAATGCAAACACACAGTAGTCAGACATAATCTCCTGAGACCGGTAGCTTTGTCTTTATTAAAGAGCTGTTATGAGTTGCTCTGTCAGAGTGAATTAAAAGTGTATAAATACTGATAGTGCCTCTTATCAGAACTTGGGTATTGACAAATTTATAAGCTGTACCCATCCCTGCTTTTGAATTTCAGCGTTACTTAATATCAAACTGGCTGCAGCCACCTTCTTTTAAGTGGAATTTTcttacttttcatcacacaaacattgtgttttgagttttatgaCAAAAGTAGTAACAGTCACCTTGGGTTGTGGTGAGGCCTGATATGTGTTAACGGCTGGCTCGCTTTCCTTCCAGGTGTTTTTCTCAGCGTACATCTTCAATAGTAATGTGATGGTCAAAGTAGCCACTCAGCCTGCTGAAAATCCCATAGATGTTCTGTCCAGGAAGCTCCATTTGGGGCCGGGGATGGGCCGTGACGTACCCCGCCTCTCCTTGCCCGGCAAACTGGTCTTTCCTAGGTAATACCGCTATCGATCATGAAGTAGTGCAGTGTGTGATCGGTACACATTCAGTCGTGATCACCGAGTCGTTTGCTTGTGATCAGCCTCTGCGTGTGCATGATGTGTGACCTTTAGTCAGTCACTGATGCTCACTTCATCACTCTGCTCAGGTTTTTGACATTTAAGTTTGCTAAATGTTACCGACCCTTGAAAAGACATCTTTCAGGTCCCACGAGGTGAATCCTAAAGTATTGTTATCTCACGCTTTTGGTGTCACCAACAAATTTATAACACCTTCAGTAAACTGAGGACAAACATTTTAACTACCTCTTAAGCTCAAGATTAATGCTAAAGGGTACATCCTTACAGAGCTGACAGAGCTGAAACTGAATTAGTAtaccagtttgtgttttgttttttgttgttgttttagggAGGGTGTTTTGGCAGACATGCCAAACATTTTATTGTCCCTTTGTCACAATGAGACAACCCCTAACCCCTAATTCTTTGTGTTGGATGACAACCTGAACATGAACTTAGACACCGTCAGACAAAACACGTGCTTGTGCTTAAGAACGTTTTGATGTGTTGTATTGATGTGTTGTATTTTCCTCATACTCATACCAGAGGTTCATCATCTAAACTGTAAATCCAGCTATAATTTTGTTGCATGATCCTGTTAGCAAACAAAACCAATCACACGTTCTGTCTTATTCTACATAACTTTCTTTACTGAGGTAGGTCAGAAGAAACTAGGCTTAAAGGGAGAGCCAcaattgtcttccaggtgtAGGTTGAATTAAGTTGCGGCATGAAGACCCCATATAAATTAAATAGTGATCATTATTATAAAAAATAGCTGGTAATAAGCAGTTATAGGTCCCCTTTAAAATTAGTGGCACTAACAGAACTGCAGTTAACGTAATACAGCTGAAGCTGACACTCTGGAGCCGTACGTCTCCTAAAGCTGTCGAtcagtttcttctctgtttcagtGAACATAGTAACTGTCCGCTACCATGACGACTGACTTTTGTCTGATTTCAGTCTGATATTTGCTCAGGACCTGTGTTGGCGTTAGCTAAGTAGTGAtgaaatggaaataaaacacacaggaaTTGATTTGCCTTCATCTCTTCTTTTTCGCTCTTGCTTCTGCACAGTTCCACAGGAAGTCACTTCTCGATGCTGGGAATAGGAGACATCGTGATGCCAGGGCTGCTGTTATGCTTTGTCCTGCGTTATGATAACTACAAGAAGCAAGCGACCGGGGAAGTCCCAGGGCCCGGTAACATGTCTGGACGCATGCAGCGCGTCTCCTATTTCCACTGCACTCTCATCGGATACTTTGTAGGTAAGCAGTCAATGAAAGGATGGATGCAAAAGGTCAAGGTTATATTGTTTCAGTGTTAGGcaatggtgatttttttttttttttttaagctgtgaccttttaaaatgttttgtcttaAGTATTTGTGACATTTCTGTCATGTTGTTGATGTGTGCTCAGGACTGCTGACTGCCACTGTGGCCTCCAGGATCCATCGTGCTGCACAGCCCGCTCTGCTCTACCTGGTGCCCTTCACCCTGCTGCCTCTGCTCACCATGGCCTACCTGAAGGTATAATAACAGCCATGGACTATGGCAAAAATCTAGCTGTTGTAGTTCTGAATtagaaataacaaaagaaagaaagaaaaactaagtGTGGGAAAAAATAAGCTCTTtgctttgtgctgcttttaGAGAAGTGTGAATCTAATTGTTAAGTGAAACTATAAACTGCACTCAGTTTCTATAAATGGTAACATTTTCTTCTAAAGTGTTAAAGGCTTGCCCATGTTATGCATAAGTGTTTAATAAACTGGTGGTTACTGGGACTTTAAACTGGGGAAAa contains the following coding sequences:
- the sppl3 gene encoding signal peptide peptidase-like 3, with the protein product MAEQGYSSWAYSLVDSSQVSTFLISILLIVYGSFRSLNMDCENQDKDKDGNPSTTGSFNNNNTNNSIQTIDSTQALFLPIGASVSLLVMFFFFDSVQVVFTICTAVLATIAFAFLLLPMCQYLTRPCSPQNKISFGCCGRFTLAELLSFSLSVMLVLIWVLTGHWLLMDALAMGLCVAMIAFVRLPSLKVSCLLLSGLLIYDVFWVFFSAYIFNSNVMVKVATQPAENPIDVLSRKLHLGPGMGRDVPRLSLPGKLVFPSSTGSHFSMLGIGDIVMPGLLLCFVLRYDNYKKQATGEVPGPGNMSGRMQRVSYFHCTLIGYFVGLLTATVASRIHRAAQPALLYLVPFTLLPLLTMAYLKGDLRRMWSEPFHAKSSSSRFLEV